The proteins below come from a single Candidatus Flexicrinis affinis genomic window:
- a CDS encoding LLM class flavin-dependent oxidoreductase — protein sequence MTLPPPPMRFGVFLQPLHSVRENPTLALERDMQLLEHLDALGFDEAWIGEHHSTGWELIASPEIFIAAAAARTRSIKLGTGVVQLAIHHPFHVADRMVLLDHLTRGRAMLGVGVGGGLPSDLYVFGVEIVDAQPRFEQAFDLIMRMLTTVEPITERTDWYEVREALLQVRPYTYPYFPVAVASDNPINLERVGRWGARWLAGARADRIPELREHLERGAQSAGRIADPSQITMVTQMHLADTRQRALDETRTGAAHEAFDFAAGVNGHPEPAVSRDSWVDQLAETRAIIGTPDDAIAAIQRMVDASGGFGTLLLTVKEWADREAMFRSYELFARHVMPHFQGTLPSLAVAANVAGRFNKARTPAK from the coding sequence ATGACTCTGCCCCCACCCCCGATGCGTTTCGGCGTGTTCTTGCAGCCACTTCATTCGGTACGCGAGAATCCCACGCTGGCGCTCGAACGCGACATGCAGCTTCTCGAACACCTCGACGCGCTCGGATTCGACGAGGCGTGGATCGGCGAGCATCACAGCACGGGTTGGGAGCTGATCGCCTCGCCCGAAATCTTCATCGCGGCTGCCGCCGCACGTACGCGCAGCATTAAGCTCGGTACCGGCGTCGTCCAACTGGCGATCCACCATCCGTTCCACGTCGCAGATCGCATGGTGCTGCTCGACCATCTGACTCGCGGGCGCGCGATGCTCGGCGTCGGAGTCGGCGGAGGACTGCCCAGCGACCTGTACGTGTTCGGCGTCGAGATCGTCGACGCGCAGCCCCGCTTCGAGCAGGCGTTCGACCTCATAATGCGCATGCTGACTACCGTCGAGCCGATCACCGAGCGCACCGACTGGTACGAGGTCCGCGAGGCGCTCCTTCAAGTCCGGCCGTACACCTATCCGTACTTCCCAGTGGCTGTCGCGTCCGACAACCCGATCAACCTCGAACGAGTCGGGCGGTGGGGCGCGCGGTGGCTTGCCGGCGCGCGTGCTGACCGCATCCCCGAGCTGCGCGAACATCTCGAACGCGGGGCGCAATCCGCGGGCCGAATCGCCGATCCGTCGCAGATCACCATGGTCACGCAGATGCATCTCGCCGACACCCGCCAGCGCGCATTGGACGAAACCCGCACCGGCGCGGCGCACGAGGCGTTCGACTTCGCCGCGGGCGTCAACGGGCATCCGGAACCGGCTGTCAGCCGCGACTCATGGGTCGATCAGCTTGCCGAAACGCGCGCCATCATCGGCACGCCGGACGACGCCATCGCCGCGATTCAGCGCATGGTCGATGCGTCCGGCGGGTTCGGGACACTGCTCCTGACCGTGAAGGAGTGGGCCGACCGCGAGGCGATGTTCCGCAGCTACGAACTGTTCGCGCGCCACGTCATGCCGCACTTTCAAGGCACCCTGCCCAGCCTAGCCGTCGCGGCAAACGTCGCGGGCCGATTCAACAAGGCACGCACTCCAGCGAAGTGA
- a CDS encoding aminotransferase class V-fold PLP-dependent enzyme, with protein sequence MNIETLAVHAGRPVENHTGAVTPSITLSTTFERAEDGSFPHGNIYTRSGNPNRAALQEALAALEGGESAFAFASGMAAAAAILQTLSADDHVILSDDLYHGVRYLTSEVLARWNLQTSFVDMSDPENIRAALRPYTRLVWVETPTNPALKIVDITAAAEIARAAGALTVVDNTWATPVWQLPLALGADIVMHSTTKYLGGHSDVLGGALVLRSGLGELSERIATVQNLSGAVPSPFDCWLILRSLPTLPIRVRAQTESAGKVAQFLADHAAVERVHYPGLPDHDNHAVAARQMRGFGGMLSFQVRGGKDAAMQVAARVSLFTRATSLGGIESLIEHRASVEGPTTATPQNLLRVSIGLEHPDDLIADLRTALE encoded by the coding sequence ATGAACATTGAAACGCTTGCCGTCCATGCCGGACGCCCTGTTGAGAACCACACCGGCGCGGTCACACCGTCCATCACGCTCTCGACAACATTCGAGCGCGCCGAGGATGGATCGTTCCCGCACGGTAACATCTACACGCGATCCGGCAACCCGAACCGCGCAGCACTGCAGGAGGCGCTCGCCGCGCTCGAAGGCGGGGAGTCCGCGTTCGCGTTTGCGTCGGGTATGGCGGCCGCGGCGGCCATTCTGCAGACGTTGAGCGCCGACGACCACGTCATCCTGAGCGACGACCTGTATCACGGCGTGCGCTATCTCACGTCTGAGGTGCTGGCACGGTGGAACTTGCAGACCTCATTTGTCGACATGAGCGACCCGGAAAACATCCGCGCAGCGCTCCGGCCCTATACGCGACTCGTCTGGGTCGAGACGCCGACCAACCCCGCACTCAAGATCGTAGACATCACGGCAGCAGCGGAGATCGCCCGAGCCGCCGGTGCGCTCACCGTCGTCGATAACACATGGGCGACGCCGGTCTGGCAGCTTCCGCTGGCGCTCGGCGCGGACATCGTGATGCACAGCACGACCAAATACCTCGGCGGGCACAGCGACGTCCTCGGCGGGGCGCTCGTTCTGCGATCCGGGTTAGGCGAGTTGAGTGAGCGCATCGCGACCGTTCAGAACCTGTCCGGCGCTGTGCCGTCGCCGTTCGACTGCTGGCTGATCCTACGCAGCCTACCTACCCTGCCGATCCGCGTGCGCGCCCAAACCGAATCGGCCGGCAAGGTCGCCCAGTTCCTCGCCGATCACGCCGCAGTGGAACGCGTGCACTATCCCGGCTTGCCCGACCACGACAACCACGCTGTCGCAGCCCGCCAGATGCGCGGGTTCGGTGGGATGTTGTCGTTTCAGGTGCGCGGTGGCAAAGATGCGGCGATGCAGGTCGCCGCGCGAGTCTCGCTGTTTACCCGCGCCACCAGCCTCGGCGGCATCGAAAGCCTGATCGAGCACCGCGCCTCGGTCGAAGGGCCGACCACCGCCACGCCGCAAAACCTGCTGCGCGTGAGCATCGGCCTTGAACACCCCGACGACCTGATCGCCGACCTACGCACAGCACTGGAGTAA
- a CDS encoding extracellular solute-binding protein — MQKSRVLVLILAALVLSLLPASAQAGGESLVVYSGRNETLIAPILAQFTEETGVAVQVVYGDTSAVANQILEEGANSPADVYIGQDAGALGALSKAGALALLPSDVLERVPAVFQSQQGEWVGLSARARVLVYNPTEVEALGLEMPQSILDLTNPEYAGLVGWAPANASFQSNVTAMRVLLGDDVTAQWLADMVANGAVSYGSSNTNLNLAVASGEVVFGITNHYYMHNLKKQDPALNLEQAVFPAGDAGSLVNIAGAGVLTTSSKPALAQRLILYLLGDNAQTYFTEQTSEYPLVEGIAVNEALIPLESIVQPAIDLSDLDDLQATLAMIEGSGALDQ; from the coding sequence ATGCAGAAGTCACGTGTACTCGTCTTGATCCTCGCAGCGCTCGTCTTGAGTCTGCTGCCCGCGTCCGCCCAAGCGGGTGGTGAAAGCCTCGTGGTGTATTCGGGCCGCAACGAGACCCTGATCGCGCCAATCCTCGCGCAATTCACCGAGGAGACCGGCGTTGCGGTTCAGGTCGTCTACGGCGATACCTCCGCGGTCGCCAATCAAATTCTCGAAGAAGGCGCCAACAGCCCGGCCGATGTCTATATCGGTCAGGACGCTGGCGCGCTGGGCGCGTTGTCGAAGGCCGGAGCGCTCGCGCTGCTCCCGTCGGATGTGCTCGAACGCGTACCGGCTGTGTTCCAGTCGCAGCAGGGTGAGTGGGTTGGATTGAGCGCCCGCGCTCGCGTACTGGTCTACAACCCGACCGAGGTCGAAGCGCTCGGCCTCGAGATGCCGCAGTCGATCCTCGACCTCACGAACCCCGAATACGCCGGACTGGTCGGCTGGGCGCCGGCGAATGCGTCGTTCCAGTCGAACGTCACGGCCATGCGCGTGCTGCTCGGCGATGACGTCACGGCGCAGTGGCTGGCCGACATGGTCGCCAACGGTGCGGTGAGCTATGGCAGCAGCAACACCAACCTGAACCTAGCGGTGGCCAGCGGCGAGGTGGTGTTTGGCATCACCAACCACTACTACATGCACAACCTCAAGAAGCAGGACCCGGCGCTGAACCTCGAACAGGCCGTGTTCCCCGCCGGCGATGCCGGGTCGCTGGTCAACATTGCCGGGGCGGGCGTGCTGACGACCAGCAGCAAGCCAGCGCTCGCGCAGCGCCTGATCCTGTACCTGCTAGGCGACAACGCGCAGACGTACTTCACAGAGCAGACCAGCGAGTATCCGTTGGTCGAGGGAATCGCGGTCAATGAGGCGCTGATCCCGTTGGAGAGCATCGTTCAGCCGGCGATCGACCTGAGCGATCTGGACGACTTGCAGGCGACGCTGGCGATGATCGAAGGCAGCGGCGCGCTGGATCAGTAA
- a CDS encoding iron ABC transporter permease, giving the protein MDVPFRSALRDFGPPSWRSGATAMRGLLQRHHWGLALLSLPVVASVVLPVGYLILRGLGAGEEAVEYLLSARTMTIVGNSLALAVAVAVAAVALGVPFAWLTTRTSLPYRRVWLVAGMLTMVIPSYLGAIAFAEVFGPVGTLRDLLAPLGVRRLPSLYGFFGAWVVLTLYTFPYVALPVRAALLRIDPAQEEAARMLGMNRWKAFFRVTLPQLRPALAAGVLLSMLYTLSDFGVVMVLRFNAFTRAIYTTYNSTFDRERAALLALMLIALTAVLVWIERRAGRQVTTYRHQGQTARKSSPVPLGRWTIPSLILCAMLVLTGVGVPVLVLSGWAFDPNLTSPIPLELELLVAQSVGVSAFTALFVAIGGTPIALLASRSASRISRLIVGASYFGNVLPGLVVGLALVYFAANYMPFIYQTIPLLVLGYGVRFLPYSVSATRSALSMISPRLNEAARTLGCSEVEATRRITFPLARAGVFAGMALVALSAMKELPTTLLLAPIGFKNLVTRLWTGYEAATFALVGWPGLMLLAASAVTLLILLWQED; this is encoded by the coding sequence TTGGACGTTCCATTTCGCAGCGCATTACGAGACTTCGGCCCGCCGAGCTGGCGCAGCGGCGCAACCGCGATGCGCGGCCTGCTTCAACGCCATCATTGGGGGCTGGCACTGCTCAGCCTGCCGGTGGTGGCGTCGGTCGTGCTGCCCGTCGGCTATCTCATCTTGCGCGGATTGGGCGCGGGTGAGGAAGCGGTCGAGTACCTGCTGAGCGCCCGCACGATGACGATCGTGGGCAACAGCCTCGCGCTGGCGGTCGCCGTCGCTGTGGCGGCGGTCGCGCTCGGGGTCCCGTTTGCGTGGCTGACGACCCGCACCTCGCTGCCTTACCGGCGGGTGTGGCTGGTCGCCGGCATGCTGACGATGGTGATTCCGTCGTACCTGGGCGCAATTGCGTTCGCTGAGGTGTTTGGGCCGGTCGGTACGTTGCGCGATCTCCTGGCACCGCTGGGTGTGCGCCGTCTGCCGTCACTGTACGGGTTCTTCGGCGCGTGGGTCGTGCTGACGCTGTACACGTTCCCGTATGTCGCACTGCCGGTGCGGGCGGCGCTGCTGCGGATCGATCCCGCGCAGGAAGAGGCCGCGCGTATGCTGGGCATGAACCGCTGGAAGGCGTTTTTCCGGGTGACACTGCCCCAGCTCCGGCCAGCATTGGCCGCTGGCGTGCTGCTGTCGATGTTGTACACGCTGAGCGACTTCGGCGTGGTGATGGTGCTGCGCTTTAACGCCTTCACCCGGGCGATCTACACAACGTATAACAGCACGTTCGACCGCGAACGCGCCGCGCTTCTGGCCCTGATGCTGATCGCGCTGACGGCGGTGCTGGTGTGGATCGAGCGGCGGGCGGGACGGCAGGTCACAACCTACCGGCATCAAGGACAGACGGCGCGCAAGTCGTCGCCGGTGCCGCTTGGCCGTTGGACGATCCCAAGCCTCATCCTATGTGCAATGCTGGTGCTGACCGGCGTGGGCGTGCCGGTGCTGGTGTTGTCGGGTTGGGCGTTCGACCCGAACTTGACGTCTCCGATCCCGCTGGAGCTCGAGCTGCTGGTCGCGCAGTCGGTTGGCGTAAGTGCGTTTACGGCCCTGTTTGTGGCGATCGGCGGCACGCCGATTGCGCTGCTGGCAAGCCGGTCTGCATCGCGCATCAGCCGTCTGATCGTTGGGGCCTCGTATTTCGGCAACGTGCTGCCGGGGCTGGTGGTCGGCCTGGCGCTGGTGTACTTCGCGGCCAACTATATGCCGTTCATCTATCAGACGATCCCGCTGCTGGTGCTGGGCTATGGGGTGCGCTTCCTGCCATATTCCGTCAGCGCGACGCGCTCGGCGTTGTCGATGATCAGTCCACGGTTGAACGAAGCCGCGCGCACGCTAGGCTGCAGCGAGGTCGAGGCGACGCGGCGCATCACGTTCCCGTTGGCGCGGGCCGGCGTGTTTGCCGGTATGGCACTTGTGGCGCTTTCGGCGATGAAAGAACTGCCGACGACCCTGCTGCTGGCACCGATCGGATTCAAGAACCTCGTGACGCGCTTGTGGACGGGCTACGAAGCGGCGACGTTTGCGCTCGTCGGGTGGCCGGGACTGATGCTGTTGGCGGCAAGCGCCGTGACGCTTCTGATCCTCTTGTGGCAAGAGGACTAG
- a CDS encoding ABC transporter ATP-binding protein, translating to MIRERTESSPKTTPTVLDVDSLRKSYGDVVAVTETSFSLRSGQFLTLLGPSGCGKTTTLRLIAGFEPPDAGSIDIHGRNVAGPGVFVPPEQRRIGMVFQDYALFPHLNVADNIGFGVRGDRRARSQRVAEMLSLVGLEGYGDRMPSALSGGQQQRVALARALAPQPNLLLLDEPFSNLDAALRAQVRADLRAILRQAGESVVFVTHDQEEALSLSDFIAVMFEGTVEQIAPPLALYTRPASRRVAEFVGEAYWLPIDAEGTTGTSPMGDVTLVEAKRGPIDGLIRPEQLVVGEGGVMARVEWREFYGHDQRVGLRLADGRVMAARTPPHIPITPGDTVTVKLRGPLLPFDRV from the coding sequence ATGATCCGAGAGAGAACCGAATCTTCACCCAAAACTACGCCGACCGTCCTCGACGTCGATAGCCTCCGCAAGTCGTACGGCGATGTCGTCGCGGTAACCGAGACGAGCTTCAGCCTGCGTTCGGGCCAGTTTCTGACCCTGCTCGGGCCGTCGGGCTGCGGCAAGACGACAACGCTCCGCTTGATCGCCGGGTTCGAGCCGCCCGATGCCGGAAGCATCGACATCCACGGACGGAACGTCGCCGGGCCGGGAGTGTTCGTGCCGCCCGAACAGCGCCGCATCGGCATGGTGTTTCAGGACTATGCGCTGTTCCCGCATCTCAACGTCGCCGACAACATCGGCTTTGGCGTGCGCGGCGACCGACGCGCTCGATCCCAACGCGTGGCGGAAATGCTATCGCTGGTCGGCCTCGAAGGCTACGGCGACCGCATGCCCAGCGCATTGAGCGGCGGCCAACAGCAGCGTGTGGCGCTGGCTCGCGCGCTTGCCCCACAGCCCAACCTGCTTCTGCTTGACGAACCGTTCAGCAATCTCGACGCGGCGCTGCGCGCGCAGGTACGCGCCGACTTGCGCGCCATTCTGCGGCAGGCCGGCGAATCGGTCGTGTTCGTCACGCACGATCAGGAAGAGGCGCTCAGCCTGTCCGATTTCATCGCCGTGATGTTCGAAGGCACGGTCGAGCAGATCGCGCCGCCGCTGGCGCTGTATACACGCCCGGCAAGCCGCCGTGTCGCGGAGTTCGTGGGCGAAGCGTATTGGCTGCCGATCGACGCCGAGGGCACGACCGGAACATCGCCAATGGGCGACGTGACGCTGGTCGAAGCGAAACGCGGTCCGATTGACGGCCTGATCCGCCCCGAGCAGTTGGTCGTCGGCGAGGGCGGTGTCATGGCCCGCGTCGAGTGGCGCGAGTTCTACGGGCACGATCAGCGCGTCGGTCTGCGCTTGGCCGATGGCCGCGTGATGGCTGCTCGCACACCGCCCCATATCCCCATTACCCCCGGCGATACCGTCACCGTCAAACTGCGCGGCCCGCTGCTGCCGTTCGACCGCGTGTAA
- a CDS encoding aminopeptidase, with amino-acid sequence MSDVRLARLASLLVNYSTAVKPGDWVGILGDVSVLPALREVYAAVVKAGGNPSLMIDDAAMQRIMLRDGSRDQFDWLDPALTKYYNEADVYIRIGGTPNTRAMSTIPGKRVQELAVARRSWLATRLDRAARGEFRWVGAWYPNEASAQEANLSLEEYADFVYSATFCDQDDPIARWQQVRDEQEGKVAYLKGKDRVVLKGPNIDLSLSIKERGFINCAGSHNMPDGEIFTGPVEESVNGWVRFSYPSIVGGRAVSGIELTFKDGKVVEASAKENDDLLQAQLNTDAGARYLGEFAIGTNFGINRFTSNILFDEKIGGTVHMAVGMGYPETGSKNRSTVHWDMICDMRTDSEIHVDDELFYKNGEFVV; translated from the coding sequence ATGTCTGACGTACGTTTGGCCCGATTGGCATCGCTGCTGGTGAACTACTCGACGGCGGTCAAGCCCGGCGATTGGGTGGGCATTCTCGGTGACGTATCGGTGCTTCCCGCGCTGCGGGAGGTGTACGCGGCGGTCGTCAAAGCCGGTGGCAACCCGTCGCTGATGATCGACGACGCGGCGATGCAGCGCATCATGCTACGCGACGGCAGCAGGGATCAGTTCGACTGGCTCGATCCCGCATTGACCAAGTACTACAACGAGGCGGATGTGTACATTCGCATCGGCGGTACGCCCAACACTCGCGCGATGTCGACCATTCCCGGAAAGCGCGTGCAGGAATTGGCGGTCGCGCGGCGCTCTTGGCTGGCAACCCGCCTTGACCGAGCAGCACGCGGCGAGTTCCGGTGGGTCGGTGCGTGGTACCCGAACGAGGCCAGCGCGCAGGAAGCCAACCTCAGCCTCGAGGAGTACGCCGATTTCGTCTACAGCGCCACGTTCTGCGATCAGGACGACCCGATTGCGCGTTGGCAGCAGGTTCGCGACGAGCAAGAGGGCAAGGTCGCCTATCTCAAGGGCAAGGACCGCGTCGTGCTGAAGGGGCCGAATATCGACCTGTCGCTGAGCATCAAGGAGCGCGGGTTCATCAACTGCGCCGGGTCGCACAACATGCCAGACGGCGAGATTTTTACCGGGCCGGTGGAAGAGTCGGTTAACGGTTGGGTGCGTTTCAGCTATCCGTCGATCGTCGGCGGGCGCGCGGTCAGCGGCATCGAACTGACCTTCAAGGATGGCAAGGTCGTCGAAGCCAGCGCGAAGGAGAACGACGATTTGCTGCAGGCTCAGCTCAACACCGATGCTGGAGCACGCTATCTGGGCGAGTTCGCGATCGGCACCAACTTCGGCATCAACCGCTTCACCAGCAACATCCTGTTCGACGAGAAGATCGGCGGGACGGTCCACATGGCGGTCGGCATGGGCTATCCCGAGACCGGCAGCAAGAATCGCAGCACCGTCCATTGGGACATGATCTGCGATATGCGCACCGACAGCGAGATCCACGTCGATGACGAGTTGTTCTACAAGAACGGCGAGTTCGTCGTCTAA
- a CDS encoding S9 family peptidase — MEKHPFKDYADLRFYAPMLAYSPDGRQIAHVTSESGQFNLWTMPTGGGERRQWTHYTDNTVRAVDWSTDGKKIVFLADANGDEFRQIYVMDAITGETYPLRHTEKTQHSSIAISHDCKWLVYAANDRVPGDVDTQIYSFETGEHKRLTEGKLMYPGNWSPDDRYLPVNDVRGNTDFDLLVYDMQAGEMRMLVKPESPAIVAPAAWSADSQWLYLVTNIGREFNGMARVHASGGAWEYVLTPDWDIEQAVMLPKSDRMVYVVNENGASVLYGYDFATGSAFEVPKLPYGVVSAIVPNHDGSRLALTINRPVEASNLYEIDLAAGTLTRLGQSMLGGIPEESFIEPELIHFDTFDGRKIPAWLYRPRGNAQPGPALLSIHGGPEAQERPTYAYNGFYQFLVSRGFTVLAPNIRGSTGYGISYQKLIHRDFGGDDLKDIEHAAKYLQAVDGVDTNRIAVFGGSYGGFATLSAVTRLPQYWAAGVDIVGPSNLVTFAKAVPPFWKPLMKAWVGDPDEDYDMLIERSPITYVKNVRAPMLIIQGANDPRVVKAESDQMVEQMRANGVRVKYYVDDAEGHGTTRKENMLKWYSMVTEFLTDELLDEPA; from the coding sequence ATGGAGAAGCACCCGTTCAAGGATTATGCCGACCTACGTTTCTACGCGCCAATGCTGGCGTATTCGCCGGACGGCAGGCAGATTGCGCATGTGACCAGCGAGTCCGGGCAGTTTAACCTGTGGACGATGCCGACCGGCGGCGGTGAACGGCGCCAGTGGACGCACTACACAGACAACACCGTACGTGCCGTCGACTGGTCGACGGACGGCAAGAAGATCGTGTTTCTGGCCGATGCTAATGGCGACGAATTCCGCCAGATTTACGTGATGGACGCCATCACCGGCGAGACGTACCCGCTGCGCCACACCGAAAAGACGCAGCACAGCTCGATCGCCATCTCTCACGACTGCAAGTGGCTGGTCTATGCGGCGAACGATCGTGTGCCGGGTGACGTGGACACGCAGATCTACAGCTTCGAGACCGGCGAACACAAGCGCCTGACCGAAGGCAAATTGATGTACCCGGGGAATTGGTCGCCGGACGACCGGTACCTTCCGGTCAATGACGTGCGTGGTAACACCGACTTCGACCTGCTCGTGTACGACATGCAGGCCGGCGAGATGCGCATGCTGGTCAAGCCGGAGAGCCCGGCGATTGTAGCGCCGGCGGCGTGGTCGGCGGACAGCCAGTGGTTGTATCTCGTGACCAACATCGGCCGCGAGTTCAATGGAATGGCGCGCGTACACGCCAGCGGCGGCGCGTGGGAATACGTGCTGACTCCGGACTGGGACATCGAGCAGGCTGTCATGCTGCCCAAGTCCGATCGAATGGTGTATGTCGTCAACGAGAATGGCGCATCGGTGCTGTACGGGTACGACTTCGCGACCGGTTCCGCGTTCGAGGTGCCCAAGCTGCCGTACGGTGTCGTCAGCGCGATCGTGCCGAACCACGACGGCTCGCGGCTTGCGCTGACGATCAACCGCCCGGTCGAAGCGTCAAACCTGTATGAGATCGACCTCGCCGCAGGCACGCTGACACGCCTCGGCCAGTCGATGCTGGGCGGCATCCCCGAGGAGTCGTTCATCGAGCCGGAACTGATCCACTTCGACACGTTCGACGGGCGCAAGATTCCGGCATGGCTGTACCGCCCACGCGGGAACGCCCAGCCCGGGCCGGCGCTGCTGTCGATCCACGGCGGGCCGGAAGCGCAGGAGCGCCCGACCTACGCCTACAACGGCTTCTACCAGTTCCTCGTCAGCCGCGGGTTTACCGTACTGGCGCCCAACATTCGTGGCTCAACCGGCTACGGCATCAGCTACCAGAAACTGATCCACCGCGACTTCGGCGGGGACGACCTGAAAGACATCGAACATGCGGCGAAGTATCTGCAGGCCGTGGACGGTGTCGATACTAACCGGATTGCGGTGTTCGGCGGTAGTTACGGCGGGTTCGCGACGTTGAGCGCCGTCACGCGTTTGCCGCAGTACTGGGCCGCCGGCGTCGATATCGTCGGGCCCTCGAACCTCGTGACGTTTGCCAAGGCCGTGCCGCCGTTCTGGAAGCCGCTGATGAAGGCATGGGTCGGTGACCCGGACGAGGACTACGACATGCTGATCGAACGCTCACCGATCACGTACGTCAAGAACGTGCGCGCGCCGATGCTGATCATTCAGGGCGCCAACGATCCGCGCGTGGTGAAGGCAGAGAGCGACCAGATGGTCGAGCAGATGCGCGCCAACGGCGTGCGCGTCAAGTATTACGTCGACGACGCCGAAGGCCACGGCACCACCCGCAAAGAGAACATGCTCAAGTGGTATTCGATGGTCACGGAGTTCCTGACCGACGAACTGCTGGACGAGCCGGCGTAG
- a CDS encoding response regulator: MLQTTSEILATTSAYSENKRMGVRILVIEDVHALRSDLVELLRLEGFEVQGAENGRIGLDIAYEFKPDLVVCDIMMPELDGYGVLEGMRAEPDLRTVPFIFMTAKTDRSDIRRGMGLGADDYLTKPVENDELLAAIRARLDKRVTIEEMTEVKLTQLRDSITTALPHELRTPLNTIIGFSDMLMMEAPDIVPEQVLEWAGHINNSALRLHRLVENYLTYVRIQALMSDPKRLSNLRKQFTSTPHITAEHQAIFRAQSAQREADLTLHHGIPAPILIGEHDLMKILDEILDNAFKFSEAGTPVIVQTGVEPAEDGDVFRIRVTDYGRSMSQEQIKAAGAYMQFDRVMYEQQGSGLGVAIARGLTELYDGRFEIEGEQNDHLTVTLTFGLVPFH, translated from the coding sequence GTGCTGCAAACAACGAGCGAGATCCTTGCGACGACGTCTGCGTACAGCGAGAACAAACGAATGGGCGTGAGAATCCTTGTCATCGAGGACGTGCATGCGCTGCGAAGCGATCTGGTCGAGCTGCTCCGGCTCGAGGGATTCGAAGTGCAGGGCGCAGAGAACGGCCGTATCGGCCTCGACATCGCCTACGAATTCAAGCCGGACTTGGTCGTGTGCGACATCATGATGCCGGAGCTTGACGGCTACGGCGTGCTGGAAGGCATGCGCGCCGAGCCTGACCTGCGCACCGTCCCGTTCATCTTCATGACGGCCAAGACTGACCGTTCCGACATCCGCCGCGGCATGGGCCTCGGCGCGGACGACTACCTGACCAAGCCGGTCGAGAACGACGAACTATTGGCGGCGATCCGCGCGCGGCTCGACAAACGCGTGACGATCGAGGAGATGACCGAGGTCAAGCTCACCCAGCTTCGTGACAGCATCACCACCGCCCTGCCCCACGAGCTGCGCACGCCGCTGAACACGATCATCGGCTTCAGCGACATGCTGATGATGGAAGCGCCCGACATCGTCCCCGAACAGGTGCTGGAGTGGGCCGGCCACATCAACAACTCCGCACTGCGGCTGCATCGTCTGGTCGAGAACTACCTGACCTACGTGCGCATCCAAGCCCTGATGAGCGACCCGAAGCGGCTTTCAAACCTGCGCAAGCAGTTCACCAGCACGCCGCACATCACCGCCGAGCATCAGGCCATCTTCCGCGCCCAGTCCGCCCAGCGCGAGGCCGACCTCACGCTGCATCACGGCATCCCCGCGCCGATCCTGATCGGCGAGCACGACCTGATGAAGATCCTCGATGAGATCCTTGACAACGCCTTCAAGTTCTCTGAGGCCGGCACCCCCGTCATCGTGCAGACCGGGGTCGAGCCGGCTGAGGACGGTGACGTGTTCCGCATCCGCGTCACCGACTATGGGCGCAGCATGTCGCAGGAGCAGATCAAGGCGGCCGGGGCGTACATGCAGTTCGACCGCGTGATGTACGAGCAGCAGGGCAGCGGACTCGGCGTCGCTATCGCGCGCGGCCTGACCGAGCTGTACGACGGCCGGTTCGAGATCGAGGGCGAGCAGAACGACCACCTGACCGTCACGCTGACGTTCGGGCTCGTCCCGTTCCACTGA